A window of the Xenopus laevis strain J_2021 chromosome 9_10L, Xenopus_laevis_v10.1, whole genome shotgun sequence genome harbors these coding sequences:
- the LOC108701252 gene encoding uncharacterized protein LOC108701252, with protein MTYIPAAEYPQPIAQFCFKHGLKELSSCSMHPLKGTETHAMGGEFHLLQTCYTGNTAVTRLHRSLENLHWTSISDASVYSHFRSGDSDFILHCRQPRYKSGGGTLAHSMAEISESAMERATVHKDLARPPICKVQQWLLPTGDNKASPGGAKRDLKEKLRTHSSKIAEPHRPVRPLTYLSSHTEEQQPLQQHISSVPCIPALTNSTMPVTRQCTSTFHYRTSHEYIKQEAFRRLQLRRQNSSPNLTLHQGEKENRGMVKSKTSESFREQRQGCGKECELGVQERKHSSLNRLYIPTFEEFKKMRNKEKVHLSDTDTKYFSNGKSEPEKTLDGSLLTNKDSPVQRLDIWPVPSVSHGNHGPVGAVNFNGLSKDNCVSKVMQNSKRLSTGDFYSVVVQKSADLSTRNCNSSGLSNSNHTSMEAQSSSEFSKRNQDLFSTGNQDSMVAQKSTSLSPVDFYSMVVQKSAGLSTRNHVQNSTCFSIGGLSTGFSSGHFDSMLMHKYTSFSTRNCHSTSVQSSSDVLTRNHVSKEVQSPTGLSTEDCDSGMLQNATENHDTLVVKNSTYLFPTNHDSVLVQNSTAQSTGNEDSMVGQHLTDLSSESYHSTVVQKPTGLSSGNENSMVVQNLTGLSTGSHDFVVMQNSSGLSMGNDDSMAVQNSTGSSIGSHDSTDCMNKVSPGLSHGRNGSIQESTFVLSVMNVDLHQIKLPSGGSGNSSRTPLIAQHDSLEAKGHSTTYSSAFPAPICSSPSPRFPLQSVTLSRDKGELVGCEPFVSNGNSSNGFPNIAGQCITSEPPSCCPSLLLEATDLSGYSAKLQKMKDGLIGSALDLIKKSCSAESTVESPTKVSCDLQRTDLTSPEKSNRSSPDTMATPNSATVGSNEMGADTTPSLCGSACRRSSSDMTHETVETGKTPRGCRLRPHFSDPMPTDAVKRKQLELKIAAAARHHAQRRRQDKDNGPVLMKANTTTSCISEKETNLNAGHRHRSRHRWSNISSLSTDSGIVGVNDEKEEGELTMGRATKPAEVERADSGIGDAFSRRWRTRVAEASASLEAWEAHRPCTDCGERDLGVDTENRGKRRETLCTKCLMHRMERKEAIMEFVNTEASYGEDLKIIKEEFYIPMQSAGLLTHEQLLVIFTNIQELICLNEKFVEVLQEEIDQAFDQGDDDLITVCLGEVFLEFVNMLPAFQTYCLQHSASVTLLNALEKEKELLRIFLDVSQNDNTALRRMNLRSFLITPLQRVTKYPLLLSRILKSTTEFHPDHSSLWEAKSRIESHLEHINMKTKQEGNSWTIRSFRRESKRTREVTNIEMKELAIKQVGWPREDTRFIKEGALQLAQPTDGQWIKKGCKALKFQNVQALLMVNIRRVSESSLEASAAENPTVRDAVLVLIKDKSNGKFVLFREPLKLSNCVVSVDPDCDDTFELLEIRRDGLVLRDGDISRTHHWYQQLKIYSGWLGTWKRRRNALPNIMISTAQSRS; from the exons ATGACATACATCCCTGCCGCTGAATATCCCCAGCCCATTGCTCAGTTCTGCTTCAAACATGGCTTAAAGGAGCTCTCATCCTGCAGCATGCACCCATTAAAGGGCACAGAAACTCATGCCATGGGAGGGGAGTTCCACCTGCTGCAGACATGTTACACAGGTAACACAGCGGTGACCAGGCTTCACCGGAGCCTGGAGAATCTACACTGGACTTCCATTTCTGATGCGTCTGTATACAGTCACTTTCGAAGCGGGGACAGTGATTTTATTCTGCACTGCAGACAACCCAGGTACAAGTCAGGAGGGGGCACATTAGCCCACAGCATGGCAGAGATAAGTGAAAGTGCCATGGAGAGGGCCACGGTACACAAAGACCTGGCTAGGCCTCCAATCTGCAAAGTGCAACAGTGGCTGTTACCTACGGGTGATAACAAGGCCtcacctgggggtgccaaaagagATCTGAAGGAGAAGCTTAGAACTCACAGCTCCAAAATAGCAGAGCCCCACAGGCCAGTGCGACCCCTAACCTACCTATCTAGTCACACAGAAGAGCAGCAACCACTCCAGCAGCACATAAGCAGTGTCCCCTGTATCCCAGCACTCACTAACAGCACAATGCCAGTCACAAGGCAATGCACAAGTACCTTTCACTACAGAACAAGCCATGAATACATCAAACAAGAGGCCTTCAGAAGGCTTCAACTACGGAGACAAAACAGTTCTCCCAACTTGACCCTCCATCAGGGAGAGAAGGAGAACCGGGGAATGGTAAAGTCAAAGACATCCGAGTCTTTTAGGGAACAAAGACAGGGTTGTGGGAAGGAATGTGAGCTCGGGGTGCAGGAGAGAAAGCACAGCAGTCTCAACAGACTTTATATACCAACCTTTGAAGAATTTAAAAAGATGCGTAATAAGGAGAAAGTTCATCTCTCTGATACTGATACTAAGTATTTTTCAAATGGCAAGTCAGAACCTGAAAAGACTTTAGATGGCTCCCTGCTCACTAATAAAGACTCACCAGTCCAAAGACTGGATATCTGGCCAGTACCTTCAGTTTCTCATGGGAACCATGGCCCTGTGGGAGCAGTAAATTTTAATGGGTTGTCCAAGGATAACTGTGTCTCTAAGGTTATGCAAAACTCAAAGAGGTTGTCCACTGGGGACTTCTACTCTGTGGTTGTACAAAAGTCTGCTGATTTGTCCACCAGGAACTGTAACTCTTCTGGTTTGTCCAACAGCAATCACACTTCAATGGAAGCTCAAAGTTCTTCTGAATTTTCCAAGAGGAACCAAGATTTATTCTCTACTGGGAACCAGGACTCTATGGTAGCTCAAAAATCTACCAGTTTATCCcctgtggatttttattctatgGTTGTGCAAAAGTCAGCTGGTTTGTCCACCAGGAACCATGTGCAAAATTCTACTTGTTTCTCCATAGGAGGCTTATCTACTGGATTTTCTTCTGGGCACTTTGACTCTATGTTAATGCATAAATATACTAGTTTTTCCACTAGGAACTGTCACTCCACTTCTGTGCAAAGTTCTTCTGACGTATTAACCAGAAACCATGTTTCTAAGGAAGTGCAAAGCCCTACTGGTTTATCCACTGAAGACTGTGACTCTGGAATGTTGCAAAATGCTACTGAGAACCATGACACTTTGGTGGTAAAAAATTCTACTTATTTGTTCCCTACAAACCACGACTCTGTGTTAGTGCAGAACTCTACTGCTCAGTCCACTGGTAATGAAGACTCTATGGTAGGGCAACATCTTACTGATTTGTCTTCTGAGAGCTATCACTCTACGGTAGTGCAAAAACCTACTGGGTTGTCCAGTGGCAATGAGAACTCTATGGTAGTGCAAAACCTTACTGGTTTGTCTACTGGAAGCCATGATTTTGTGGTAATGCAAAACTCTTCTGGTTTGTCCATGGGTAACGATGACTCTATGGCAGTACAAAACTCTACTGGCTCATCCATTGGGAGCCATGACTCTACTGACTGTATGAATAAAGTCTCTCCTGGTCTCTCCCATGGACGCAATGGCTCAATCCAAGAATCAACGTTTGTGCTTTCTGTAATGAATGTAGATCTTCACCAGATCAAACTCCCTTCAGGAGGTAGTGGTAATTCCAGCAGAACCCCGCTCATAGCTCAGCATGATTCATTAGAAGCCAAAGGTCACTCAACTACATACAGCTCTGCATTCCCAGCTCCCATTTGTTCCAGCCCCTCTCCGAGGTTTCCCTTGCAGTCTGTGACCCTTTCCAGGGATAAAGGGGAGCTTGTGGGGTGTGAACCTTTTGTGTCCAATGGCAATAGCTCTAATGGATTCCCCAACATTGCTGGCCAGTGCATAACCTCTGAGCCTCCATCTTGCTGTCCATCTTTGCTTTTAGAAGCAACTGATCTGTCTGGGTACAGTGCCAAGTTGCAGAAAATGAAGGATGGACTCATAGGATCGGCTCTAGACCTCATCAAGAAAAG CTGTAGTGCTGAATCTACTGTTGAGTCTCCAACCAAGGTATCATGTGACCTGCAGAGAACTGATCTCACCTCCCCAGAGAAAAGCAATCGATCTTCTCCTGACACCATGGCAACACCAAACTCCGCAACTGTGGGCAGCAATGAGATGGGAGCCGACACCACACCGAGT CTCTGTGGTTCCGCTTGCCGGAGGTCCAGCTCTGATATGACTCATGAAACTGTAGAAACGGGAAAGACCCCGCGTGGTTGCCGCCTGCGCCCACATTTCAGTGACCCCATGCCCACTGATGCAGTGAAGAGGAAGCAGCTAGAACTGAAGATAGCAGCAGCTGCCCGGCACCATGCGCAGAGAAGGAGACAAGACAAAGATAACG GCCCAGTTCTAATGAAGGCCAACACTACAACTTCCTGCATCTCTGAAAAGGAAACCAACTTGAACGCTGGACATCGCCACCGATCCCGACACCGCTGGAGCAACATCAGCAGCCTGAGTACGGACAGTGGGATTGTGGGAGTGAATGATGAGAAGGAAGAAGGTGAATTGACCATGGGAAGGGCCACAAAACCAGCAGAGGTGGAAAGAGCGGACAGTGGTATAGGTGATGCCTTCTCCAGGAGATGGAGAACCCGAGTAGCAGAAGCCTCAGCTTCCTTGGAGGCATGGGAGGCCCATCGCCCTTGTACGGATTGTGGAGAGAGGGACCTGGGAGTGGATACAGAGAACAGGGGCAAGCGGAGGGAAACCTTGTGCACCAAATGCCTGATGCACAGGATGGAGCGGAAGGAGGCCATAATGGAGTTTGTGAACACAGAGGCCAGTTATGGGGAGGACCTGAAGATCATTAAAGAGGAGTTTTATATCCCCATGCAGAGTGCAGGGCTCCTCACCCACGAGCAACTTCTGGTGATCTTCACCAACATCCAGGAGCTCATCTGCCTCAATGAAAAGTTTGTGGAGGTTCTGCAGGAGGAGATCGACCAGGCGTTTGATCAG GGGGATGACGACCTGATAACTGTTTGCCTTGGGGAGGTTTTCCTGGAGTTTGTGAATATGCTGCCGGCTTTCCAGACTTACTGCCTTCAGCATTCAGCCTCGGTCACATTGCTCAATGCGTTGGAGAAGGAGAAGGAGCTGCTACG GATATTTCTGGACGTGTCTCAGAATGACAACACAGCTTTGCGACGGATGAACCTGCGATCGTTCCTAATCACTCCGTTGCAGAGAGTCACCAAGTACCCACTCCTCCTCAGCCGAATCTTAAAAAGCACCACTGAGTTCCACCCAGACCACAGCAGCTTGTGGGAAGCCAAAAGTCGCATTGAGTCACACCTAGAGCACATTAACATGAAGACCAAGCAAGAGGGGAACTCTTGGACAATACGTTCTTTCCGCAGGGAGAGCAAGAGAACCAGGGAGGTGACCAATATCGAGATGAAGGAGTTAGCCATCAAGCAGGTAGGTTGGCCAAGAGAGGACACACGCTTTATAAAAGAAGGGGCGCTGCAGCTGGCCCAACCTACGGATGGTCAGTGGATTAAGAAAGGCTGCAAAGCGCTTAAATTTCAGAATGTCCAGGCTCTGCTCATGGTCAATATTAGGAGGGTGTCAGAGTCAAGTCTAGAAGCCAGCGCCGCTGAGAACCCAACTGTTAGGGATGCAGTGCTGGTTCTGATCAAAGATAAGAGTAACGGGAAGTTTGTGCTGTTCCGGGAGCCTCTGAAACTCAGCAACTGTGTGGTGTCAGTTGACCCAGACTGTGACGATACCTTTGAACTGCTGGAGATCCGACGGGACGGATTAGTCCTCCGGGACGGAGACATCTCCCGAACTCATCATTGGTACCAACAGCTCAAGATCTACTCTGGGTGGCTGGGAACGTGGAAGAGACGTCGCAACGCACTGCCCAACATCATGATAAGTACCGCACAAAGCAGGTCATGA